The Gillisia sp. Hel_I_86 genome has a segment encoding these proteins:
- a CDS encoding helix-turn-helix domain-containing protein, whose protein sequence is MAKNTLDPKELNPQEIKNILKSRQEYRVALRLQMVYLIHQGKSSREVADIYQVSFKQVLNWVHRFKHQGIEGLKDKVGRGRKASLNKKELDHIRQTILNTAPSEYGYTSKRWTGPLLLKWINKEYKTEFTATTIYKLLEKIGLESQNGKGYVPLD, encoded by the coding sequence ATGGCAAAAAACACGTTAGACCCGAAAGAATTAAACCCTCAAGAGATCAAAAATATTCTCAAAAGCAGACAAGAATATAGAGTAGCTCTAAGGTTGCAAATGGTTTACCTGATCCACCAGGGAAAATCCAGCAGAGAGGTGGCCGATATCTATCAGGTAAGCTTTAAACAGGTGCTAAACTGGGTACATAGATTTAAACATCAGGGAATAGAAGGGCTCAAAGACAAAGTGGGGCGTGGTAGAAAAGCTAGCTTAAACAAAAAAGAATTAGATCATATTCGGCAGACTATTTTGAATACCGCTCCATCTGAATATGGGTACACATCCAAGCGATGGACAGGGCCTTTACTTTTGAAATGGATCAATAAAGAATATAAAACCGAATTTACAGCCACAACTATATATAAATTACTTGAAAAGATTGGGCTGGAGTCCCAAAACGGAAAAGGGTATGTCCCACTCGATTAG